The genomic stretch TCGTTCCCCGCCTACTCACGCTCTGCTCTGAGTCAGCCCAGCCAGTCTGCCCAGAGTCCGCCCAGCCCACCTGCCCGTCTGCAGTTGGCTCCTCTGCCCACCCAGCCTGGGCACCCGCATCAACCCAGCCTGCCTGTCCATCAGTGGCAGCATCTGCAGCCTCTTTCCYTACCTGGGCCCTGTTAYCGCCCCAGTCACCCTGAGAATGCCCAGTCTGGGTCACATCCTGGTCCCAGCCTGCCTGAGAAGCCTGCGGTGTCCCTTCAGTATCCCAGCTCGGGGCGGCCCCGGGCGAAGAAAGAGGATCCTGCAGCCAAACCAGGGTGGCTGGGGCGAATGATGAAACTGNNNNNNNNNNNNNNNNNNNNNNNNNNNNNNNNNNNNNNNNNNNNNNNNNNNNNNNNNNNNNNNNNNNNNNNNNNNNNNNNNNNNNNNNNNNNNNNNNNNNNNNNNNNNNNNNNNNNNNNNNNNNNNNNNNNNNNNNNNNNNNNNNNNNNNNNNNNNNNNNNNNNNNNNNNNNNNNNNNNNNNNNNNNNNNNNNNNNNNNNNNNNNNNNNNNNNNNNNNNNNNNNNNNNNNNNNNNNNNNNNNNNNNNNNNNNNNNNNNNNNNNNNNNNNNNNNNNNNNNNNNNNNNNNNNNNNNNNNNNNNNNNNNNNNNNNNNNNNNNNNNNNNNNNNNNNNNNNNNNNNNNNNNNNNNNNNNNNNNNNNNNNNNNNNNNNNNNAgcaatcgctccacaaaagccacggcccttgcagagcaagcgGGAACCACGTACTTCAAGGCTCAAAGCGAGTGaccatcaccgattgaaacgctattagcgcgcaccgaCCGCTAACTAAGCgaagccatttcacatcggttacatagcCAACCC from Salvelinus sp. IW2-2015 unplaced genomic scaffold, ASM291031v2 Un_scaffold16498, whole genome shotgun sequence encodes the following:
- the LOC112080781 gene encoding myc box-dependent-interacting protein 1-like; this translates as MASLISSFAPATLVWLQDPLSSPGAAPSWDTEGTPQASQAGWDQDVTQTGHSQGDWGXNRAQVXKEAADAATDGQAGWVDAGAQAGWAEEPTADGQVGWADSGQTGWADSEQSTDTAVEAAAGAATTAVTNGSSEVLPAGVIYKVKAMHDYAATDGDELEMKAGDVVLVLAWENPDEQDDGWLMGVKESHWLENKDLLAKGVFPENFTQKL